The following coding sequences are from one Verrucosispora sp. WMMD573 window:
- a CDS encoding carboxypeptidase regulatory-like domain-containing protein, protein MQIPLIRRAALACVTAAAVLLSGATPALADSTGTISGRLTTAAGAAAPDVPVVVYRSGEYDVVANTMTDADGAYTLPHLDPGSYTVGYLPDSRPEQYYRQQAWPWDADPVIVTAGATTTVDEQLLATGTISGQLLDTAGEPVIDLRVVAAEADSGQMASARTDDAGRYEMNVVSGRYRVSFEPIEGSYQSQYVPGQVDEESAGVFQVTDGARVVADDTVLPVGTLSGRFTTAAGAPLANAQVTIYAPNMYSVHWTETNADGVFEVQLIAGSYKVGLHADERHQYYPGQLESAQAELVTVRGGEETSITDSLLGTGSIRISAVDSVTGAPVANFCAHDGCSNGSGRVTISDLAQGRHDIHVYVPDGRYFSRDRTGIQVRADQTTELTIKLRPGAVITTTVLDRQSGSPVSGVCLDAFAPKRVALRDGYGNCSNRSGQIRVGPLTAGDYKLFAVPQNSTYGRQWVGPDGGTGDEREAAIVTAAVGQVATGPVIRLDRAGQVTGRVTDAETGAALTGVNVSVLTGHPGVGAQDAVTDDQGDYTLSRLGPYEWPVVFSRGGYATVWSGGAASRFTATPVQVGAGAAATLDATLGRGVQLTGTFRNTDGTPLRSGWLLAHSVDTGDYAGSGWVSNGEFTMRLTGRQRIFFSYDVYLDNEQMYSGRYQVTDPDGTRRLARFTVPASGSMTADLVIPTS, encoded by the coding sequence ATGCAAATCCCTCTCATCCGCCGGGCCGCCCTGGCCTGCGTCACGGCGGCTGCCGTGCTGTTGTCGGGCGCCACACCCGCGCTGGCCGACTCGACCGGCACGATCAGCGGCCGGTTGACCACCGCCGCCGGCGCCGCCGCACCCGACGTCCCGGTCGTCGTCTATCGCAGCGGCGAGTACGACGTCGTGGCCAACACGATGACCGACGCCGACGGGGCCTACACGCTGCCGCATCTGGACCCGGGGTCCTACACCGTCGGTTACCTGCCCGACAGCCGTCCGGAGCAGTACTACCGGCAACAGGCGTGGCCCTGGGACGCGGACCCGGTCATCGTGACCGCGGGCGCCACGACCACGGTCGACGAGCAGTTGCTGGCCACCGGCACCATCTCCGGCCAGCTCCTGGACACCGCCGGCGAGCCCGTGATCGACCTGCGGGTGGTCGCCGCCGAGGCCGACTCCGGCCAGATGGCCAGCGCACGCACCGACGACGCCGGCCGGTACGAGATGAACGTGGTCTCGGGCCGGTACCGGGTGAGCTTCGAGCCGATCGAGGGCTCCTACCAGAGCCAGTACGTGCCGGGGCAGGTGGACGAGGAGAGCGCTGGCGTCTTCCAGGTCACCGATGGTGCACGGGTCGTGGCCGACGACACCGTACTGCCCGTGGGCACGCTGTCCGGCCGGTTCACCACCGCCGCCGGGGCACCCCTGGCGAACGCGCAGGTCACCATCTACGCCCCGAACATGTACAGCGTGCACTGGACCGAGACCAACGCCGACGGCGTGTTCGAGGTCCAGCTCATCGCCGGCTCCTACAAGGTTGGCCTGCACGCCGACGAGCGGCACCAGTACTACCCGGGGCAGCTCGAATCCGCTCAGGCAGAACTTGTGACCGTGCGCGGCGGCGAGGAAACCAGCATCACCGACAGCCTGCTGGGCACCGGCTCCATCCGGATCAGCGCGGTGGACTCGGTGACCGGTGCGCCGGTGGCCAACTTCTGCGCCCACGACGGGTGCAGCAACGGCAGCGGCCGGGTGACCATCAGCGACCTGGCGCAGGGACGGCACGACATCCACGTCTACGTGCCCGACGGCCGGTACTTCTCCCGGGATCGCACCGGCATCCAGGTGCGTGCCGACCAGACCACCGAGTTGACCATCAAGCTCCGTCCGGGCGCGGTCATCACCACCACCGTCCTGGACCGGCAGAGCGGCTCGCCCGTCTCCGGGGTCTGCCTGGACGCCTTCGCGCCCAAACGGGTCGCGCTGCGGGACGGCTACGGCAATTGCAGCAACCGCAGCGGTCAGATCCGCGTCGGTCCGCTCACCGCCGGTGACTACAAGCTCTTCGCCGTCCCGCAGAACTCGACCTACGGGCGGCAGTGGGTGGGTCCCGACGGTGGCACCGGCGACGAGCGGGAGGCGGCGATCGTCACCGCCGCCGTCGGCCAGGTGGCCACCGGGCCGGTGATCCGGCTCGACCGGGCGGGGCAGGTCACCGGCCGGGTGACCGATGCCGAGACCGGCGCGGCCCTGACGGGCGTCAACGTCTCGGTGCTCACCGGCCACCCTGGCGTCGGCGCCCAGGACGCGGTCACCGACGACCAGGGCGACTACACCCTGAGCCGGCTCGGCCCGTACGAGTGGCCGGTGGTCTTCAGCCGTGGCGGGTACGCGACCGTCTGGTCCGGCGGTGCGGCGAGCCGGTTCACCGCCACTCCGGTGCAGGTGGGTGCCGGCGCCGCAGCCACCCTCGACGCGACGCTCGGGCGGGGCGTGCAGCTCACCGGCACCTTCCGTAACACCGACGGCACGCCACTGCGCAGCGGTTGGCTGCTCGCCCACAGCGTGGACACCGGTGACTACGCCGGTAGCGGCTGGGTGTCCAACGGGGAGTTCACCATGCGGCTGACGGGACGTCAGCGGATCTTCTTCAGCTACGACGTCTACCTTGACAACGAGCAGATGTACTCGGGCCGGTACCAGGTGACCGACCCGGACGGCACCCGACGGCTGGCCCGGTTCACCGTGCCCGCGTCGGGTTCGATGACCGCCGATCTGGTCATTCCGACAAGCTGA